atatacttccccaaaagagtgctgcgtttatgcgtcagcgcggggcaggaaaAGATTAAGTGCAGTTTCCAGGAGGTTATTAACTAGCCGTGCCCTGCGGGAGTTCTCCTGTAAATTGGTCAGGTAAAATAAAGTGCTTGTGTTATGTCCCGCACAGAGCTGGAGGTGTGGCCGAGAGCGGACGTGTACAACTACGAGCAACCCCTGATTCAGTTCCGCGCGGCTGACCCCGGCAGTTGGCAACCCTGGTTCGACAAGATCAACACATTCCTCCAAGGTTTACCCATTTTAAAATTCGAAAGCCACATACAAAATGCCTTCATCCATATTCATACGACTCTTCCTTCCTTTTTCATTACACTTAATACAACTTAACGGGGGccttaatacaattttataaggtTTATAATCCATGACATTAAACACGCGTTTAGATTACCACACTTGTGTTTTAATTACGATGCCCCGACTTAGAAGTTTAcacctcactgcaagttatgTAAATGAACATATATTTTGTGCTATGATTAAACGCGTATTCACTGATAGTTACATATAATGTAACGATCATATAATGTAGCTTCCATATAACGCTCGCTTAAAGCTCGAGCACGTTGAACCGCCTCGagtgtaaaatttaatttaccatACTTATTGCATAATGTACTattgcaacatttttaagttgtgaCTTGTGAATTACAttagaaaacattaaacattaaacatataaAGGTTTCAAACATCCTGCCACCTATAAATACAATGATTTTCCTGCAGCCTACGAGACGACAGTCCCTGAGGATCCGCCCCGGGCGCCATGCTCGATCCAACGCCACGACCAGCGGCTGACCTCTCCCAACTGCGAACAGTCCCTCAGAGCCTGGATGCCTTGCACTGCGGACAAGTTTTATGGGTACAATTTGGGCAAACCCTGCGTATTCCTGCGATTAAATCATGTAAGCATATGCGgaattcaaagtttttttaaaatattattccaaGATAAATTACCGCTCGGCTTTTACCTCATGGGTAAAAGTTACTTTATAGGCATTAATCGAAATATGAATCAGAGATGCAGGAGATCTAGAAATTCTTATGTAGCTACTCGTATCTCGGTTTAGACTTTTCTACCTTGACCTTGTATTTGGAGCTttgcataattaattatttattaatttgaagcggtgatagagcaGTGGgtgaagctcgacttcacttccgggggtctgaattcgaatcccagcaggcacttctaacttttgcaagttatgtgcgttttaagtaattgaaagatcacttgcttcaacggtgaaggagaacattgtgaggaaacctgcatgcctgagagttccacctatccgcactgggccagcgtagtggactacagtcttaaccccttctcattgtggtaataggttgatgtgatgaaaattaattatttatagtgaaAGAGGCCCGAGAGGGCATGTCCTAAGCACATCTTACCTAGCTTCATGAAACAGGAATTaacattacttattattaaaggACGTGcaggaataaatattataaagcagtTTCGGTTATTTTCAGATCCACTACTGGGTTCCAGAACCCTACAACATGACAACTCGCATGTCTCTTCCGGATGATATGCCTGACAACATCAAGCGAGCTATGGTATTCTTTCTTTCGTTTATGTTATCCTGGtcttatgtttgtttttgtaacaTTCAACACAACATATtataacccattctcattgtgagaggtgACTAGTTCCGTGTACTGGTGAACATCATCTCAATCGAAAGATGATGACCATTACAGAgctaaatttttaaaactcgCGTTATTTCTAGTATCTCACACAAGTATTGCATGCCATTGcttttagtaattaattttacataaatttttggacagccgagtggcgcagtgggcagtgatcctgctttctgagcttaAGGCTGATTCcaaaaactgcaaaatgttcgtgtgatgaacatgaatgtttttcagtgtctggggtgtctgtctgtatattatattttttatgtattatcaaattaagcttaacttgctatactccgcgaaaacttgttgacttaacaattattcattgtaaagtcaacatctcctgaggatgctccggtttcggagcgaaacgtgcgtagagggtatattgccgaagatctgtttggtgtggaggaggagtgtggtaatttataatttcttcaatccttataggattgaagaaattataaattacaccacacagattctcctgcttttcgcggagtatagcaaattaagcttaatttgataatatatcatggatttccgtaaagtaacgcctgcttctatccaatgcttctatccaatatattttttatgtatattattcataaaaatattcatcagtcatcttagtaactacccataacacgagtTGCTTACTTctatagtccaccaatccgaactgggctaGCGCAGCGTTAGGGCGTTAGGGGGGTTAGGACCGTAATCCACGGCcctaacccctcctcattgtgggagacccgggccctgtagtggggcgataatgggtttatatgatgatgatgatgatgatgatatttatttatttagtatatttacttcAGAAACTTCTTAAATAAACTCTAATTGAAACTATTGTGGCTCCTCAGGCCATTGTGTCTGACGCTGCAATGAAATATGCATATGAATTATGTTTTATAGTTTGGTCTTAAAAATTCAACTTTCTTTTGTTCCTTAGCAAATCCTGGCGAACGAACAAAGGAATCAAAATTTggtaagtttatatttatttcaaactagcGCGTATCCACgtatattacggtttttacaaatcccatggcaaccatgtttacttttatactttttataccaggaggtataaaaagtatcctatgttactttccgtaCTTTCACCTCTATCCAAATAATCATCGTAATTTGTATGAGGAAcgccaaacaaacaaaaatgcacagatttacatttataatattaacaaggTTTTTTATAGATGCCTTATCTCAGCAGTTGTTTCCTTTAATTGacaatagtatattatattagtctCGTCTATATCAACTTTCACTCTTACAGCAGCGTCTTCCAAGCACTTTACACGGTGACTACGTGTGGGTGTCCTGCAACGGAGAGTTCAGTTCTGACGTGGAGAACATCGGGCCGATCCAGTACATCCCGGTGCACTCCCCGCCAGGCTTCCCCATCAACCGGCTGCACACCGCCGACCGCATCCCTCGCGCTGCTCGCTCTTTGCCAGACCTAAACCCTGCACCTTTGGTGGCGGTATACTTCGAGAACCCCCATCGTAAGTTTCCTATGCCCGCTTTCACAAACTTTGGGAACGCTTCAATTGGGTGCCAAGGGATAAAAGCGTGTTAAGTATTTTACCTTAGATTTCACTGCTAGGTACGCGAACGCTATCTGTTgataacgccataggtttttttacatttaggtctagatggcgctgtagtaattgtaattaatagttcgaaaaaactaaaaaatcttattttttatattgaaaatcggaataatcttctcaaattagtgtattgtcatcggtcctcgatatgtctacaaactttgaacgaatctgaccgtttaaagtgagtcaaaatagcgtccaaagaagtcttgtaaccgacttctttggacgctattttgacatacaaacatacatacgaacATACaggctaataaaagcgtgttaaaaatacGTTTCACGATTATCTAACGACATTAGGCGCCGTCTTAAGTTATGACACCGAACCGATcagcggatcgtaaagtttaggggaaTCGTaaattgacacttgacagatgaaaataatattaattcggtttttataaaatagaaatagtagATTAAATTGATGAAATTTCTGTGTCAGATAGACATTAAcgtattatgaaatttaagcttaacttaaaaattattcaatttaaagtcaacatctcctgaggatgctccggtttcggatcgAAAtataccctacattgccgaagatccgtttggtgaggcgtataaagattgaagaaattataaattacaccgtacagattacacctcctgcttttcgcggagtatagcttaacttttataactatttcaactttatgccacatttatttataacgcCCATAGAATAGGTTGTACATTAAACTTTGGTGTCAAAATGCCCTTGTAGGTTCCCAAATCTCTGAACTCTCaaataaatctaataatatAGAGGTTTATAACATGAATCTGAAGGTAATAGTAAatcctttacctaagtttaaacgaTGATACAACACATTTAACCAACGTGGTTACatcacgattgatgaatttcttaacgacaaggctactTGAAAGTAAGCCGGTCCGCTCTCATTTCTAAAACATAATTCTAAAgtttgttaaactgtaaaatgacgttgaaaaagagcaaattGATAAGTTTTTTTGGATCTAaccggtagaatttgccttccgaggcggtggtagagtcacaaacaaactgacttgacgttttaaaagtgctgaTAATCTAAggctatttgaaaaaaatagccTTAGATTTTAATATGACATCCTTTTCTTTAAGACACATTGTGTAAAGATCACTATTTCAGTCAGTGGGCAtccccaaaataaataaataattacttcttTAAAGCATAAAAGTGTCCATTAactatataatacaaaaaaagtagCGCTAACATAGAAGTTCTTTAAATGCAAATGTTTTGTTCATCAGGTGGCGTGGTGATCAACGTGGAATGTCGGATCTGGACACGCGATATCGTGTACGACCGGTCCAGTCGGGTGGGACGAGCCCGATTCGAGATTTTAGTAGAGTAGATTAAGCCAAGAAGTAATTCTTACGTAGTAAATAAGCTGTGGTGTGCACTTACGTATTTACATCAATCCTGAGGCGCTGCAATCCTTCATGGGTcccagccagtggcgtgcataaagggtgtgcataccgtctatgcacgccCTGGCCACTGGTCCCAATctccaaaatttaatttttattttattgctactTTTTGACTTCTGTTGGTGTATTTACTCTTTTCCTTAGGTATTCTTCCAGACATTCCAGAGTTGTTGACTTTGgaattttgttttgttgcaatCTAATTATGTATTGTGAAAATTGATTCCATAAGGTTTCATACTTTCTTCacactatcttaattttataccttACATAAACAGTTAAAAGTACGACCAAAATTATTAGGTTACtcagcccaccaacctgcattaatGCAGCGTATATTGGAAAAGCATgaaggagacctgtgtcctggttaaataattaaaaatatttataaagaattaattatcattgtttaactatttatttatctattaagtATTTTTCCAATTCTATCAAGAGCCAATTAAGTCAAATAAATGCATAACAAATGTTAATAAGTAAGATCGTTCTTAGAATTAAGTACTTATATATAGTACGAGTATTTTACTGAAGGAATAcagaattaattaaatgttgttggataattattgttttaacttgTGCAATAGTATTATATTCGTGGAAAGAGGGAGATTTCTagagttaagcttaatttaaaaatgatttaatgataattatttgcACACTAACATACTCGTAAGTACTCGTACATAATGCTTAGATTCGGTCGTGCATAGCCGAGTAGGTACTGTAAGTATTGCAGTCAGTCTGCTTTATGGTGGCTCCGCTAAGAAAGCTAAATAAagatatgaatattaatattcttataaaaaaaagactctACCAAACTATTTCGACGTTATGCCTTGTCAATTTGTAAGCCCCTTACACAATATACATAggtgtatattaatattttagccGGTATTAACCAGTAtagatacatattatttaagtttagttcttagatatttatttatttcatttgtgtCACTAAAGTGC
This Pararge aegeria chromosome 3, ilParAegt1.1, whole genome shotgun sequence DNA region includes the following protein-coding sequences:
- the LOC120637420 gene encoding sodium/potassium-transporting ATPase subunit beta-2-like, with product MGLEKRTIKIIVIVAVTVLVIGGIIGLLLGLLLPYRYVELEVWPRADVYNYEQPLIQFRAADPGSWQPWFDKINTFLQAYETTVPEDPPRAPCSIQRHDQRLTSPNCEQSLRAWMPCTADKFYGYNLGKPCVFLRLNHIHYWVPEPYNMTTRMSLPDDMPDNIKRAMQILANEQRNQNLQRLPSTLHGDYVWVSCNGEFSSDVENIGPIQYIPVHSPPGFPINRLHTADRIPRAARSLPDLNPAPLVAVYFENPHRGVVINVECRIWTRDIVYDRSSRVGRARFEILVE